One Hyphomicrobium sp. CS1GBMeth3 DNA window includes the following coding sequences:
- a CDS encoding glutathione S-transferase N-terminal domain-containing protein translates to MAQRTIDLYFWPTPNGHKIRIMLEECGLSYRIKPVDIGKGDQFKPRFLKISPNNKMPAIVDPDGPGGEPISIFESGAILQYLGRKTGKFYPKDERARVAVDEWLFWQVGGLGPMAGQAHHFRLYAPKKVPYGIERYTNETTRLYGVLDKRLKGRSYVAGEYSIADIAAYPWVLPWQRQGQDLDDFPRVKDWLARISERHAVQRGMSTALT, encoded by the coding sequence ATGGCGCAACGGACGATTGATCTCTACTTCTGGCCGACGCCCAACGGGCACAAGATCCGCATCATGCTGGAAGAGTGTGGGCTGTCCTACCGGATCAAGCCGGTCGACATCGGCAAGGGCGACCAGTTCAAGCCGCGCTTCCTCAAGATCTCGCCCAACAACAAGATGCCGGCGATCGTCGATCCGGATGGGCCCGGCGGCGAGCCGATCTCGATCTTCGAGAGCGGAGCGATCCTGCAGTACCTTGGCCGCAAGACGGGCAAATTCTATCCCAAGGACGAGCGGGCGCGGGTTGCGGTCGACGAGTGGCTGTTCTGGCAAGTCGGTGGGCTCGGGCCGATGGCGGGGCAGGCACATCATTTCCGCCTCTACGCACCAAAGAAGGTGCCCTACGGCATCGAGCGCTACACGAACGAGACGACGCGGCTCTACGGCGTGCTCGACAAGCGGCTCAAGGGCCGCAGCTACGTTGCGGGCGAGTATTCGATCGCGGACATCGCCGCCTACCCGTGGGTGCTTCCGTGGCAGCGCCAGGGGCAGGACTTAGACGACTTTCCGCGCGTCAAGGATTGGCTGGCGCGCATCTCGGAGCGACACGCCGTTCAGCGTGGCATGTCGACGGCGCTGACGTGA
- a CDS encoding DMT family protein, protein MPSTGLPLSSSPILLLVASNVFMTFAWYGHLKFKAIPIWVAILASWGIAFFEYCLAVPANRIGHGVYTTAELKTIQEVITLTVFAGFSVLVMKEPLTLNHAVGFTLIVAGAYFIFRGPL, encoded by the coding sequence TTGCCAAGCACCGGCCTACCTCTCTCATCCTCTCCCATCCTGCTTCTCGTCGCCTCCAACGTCTTCATGACTTTCGCCTGGTACGGACACCTGAAATTCAAGGCAATCCCGATCTGGGTTGCGATTCTGGCCAGTTGGGGCATAGCCTTCTTCGAGTACTGCCTGGCGGTGCCGGCCAACCGCATCGGCCACGGCGTCTACACGACCGCCGAGCTGAAGACGATCCAGGAGGTCATCACCCTCACTGTGTTCGCGGGCTTCTCGGTACTGGTCATGAAGGAGCCGCTCACGCTTAACCATGCCGTTGGCTTCACGCTGATCGTGGCCGGCGCCTACTTCATCTTCCGAGGCCCGCTCTGA
- a CDS encoding TlyA family RNA methyltransferase, with translation MGDRLDKVLLARGLVPSRSRARDLIVRGAVRVGGAVETKPGALVAADAPIALSAASDYVSRGALKLEAALDAFGFNPEGRVALDVGASTGGFTDVLLDRGAAHVYAVDVGRGQLHPRLGTDARVTSLEGQDVRELTEQQIPQRVFAIVADVSFISLEKALPAALAFAAPGAWLVALVKPQFEAGRAAVGKGGIVREAAVREAQAEKIAAWIGGLPGWQVTGVIASPVAGGSGNQEFLLGARFDG, from the coding sequence ATGGGCGACCGGCTCGATAAGGTGCTGCTTGCGCGGGGGCTCGTGCCCTCCCGCTCGCGGGCGCGCGACCTTATCGTGCGCGGCGCGGTGCGTGTGGGCGGGGCTGTCGAGACAAAGCCGGGGGCGCTTGTGGCCGCGGATGCGCCGATCGCTCTCTCGGCGGCGAGCGACTATGTCTCGCGCGGGGCGCTGAAGCTCGAAGCGGCGCTCGACGCATTTGGGTTCAATCCGGAAGGCCGGGTGGCGCTCGATGTGGGTGCGTCGACAGGCGGCTTCACGGATGTGCTGCTCGATCGGGGTGCTGCGCATGTTTACGCGGTCGATGTCGGTAGAGGACAATTGCATCCGCGGCTTGGGACGGATGCGCGGGTCACGTCACTCGAAGGGCAGGATGTACGCGAGCTGACTGAGCAGCAGATACCGCAGCGGGTGTTTGCGATCGTTGCCGACGTGAGCTTCATTTCGCTGGAGAAGGCATTACCGGCGGCGCTTGCCTTTGCAGCGCCCGGCGCGTGGCTTGTGGCGCTGGTCAAGCCGCAGTTCGAGGCGGGCCGCGCGGCCGTCGGCAAGGGCGGTATCGTGCGCGAAGCCGCCGTGCGCGAGGCACAGGCTGAGAAGATCGCGGCGTGGATCGGCGGGCTTCCAGGATGGCAGGTCACAGGCGTCATTGCCTCGCCCGTGGCCGGCGGCTCGGGGAACCAGGAATTTCTGCTCGGAGCACGCTTCGATGGCTGA
- a CDS encoding RluA family pseudouridine synthase, translated as MTNDDDNDPLDIDEQPDEPLTGTHELTVSPPDAGQRLDRFLTANLRGLSRARIQVLIRQGQVQGPAGPLADAGSKVTADQRIRITIPPPQPAEPAGEALPLTVVYEDKHLIVIDKPAGLVVHPAAGHAQGTLVNALIAHCGDELSGIGGVKRPGIVHRLDKDTSGLLVVAKSDAAHQGLAEQFASHGADGRLVRTYEALVWGVPARRSGAIDADLGRSQTNRTRMAVVRGDQGRRAVTHFEVAETFSGPDGKPLASRLRLALETGRTHQIRVHLAHIGHPVMGDPIYGAGFKSSARRLPEKAAKALENLGRQALHAVELGFEHPITGRALHFTSPRPPDMEALYEALNPANSAPRRERKSKANPNVSKR; from the coding sequence ATGACGAACGACGACGACAACGATCCGCTCGATATCGACGAGCAGCCGGACGAGCCGCTGACCGGGACGCACGAGCTGACGGTTTCCCCGCCGGACGCCGGCCAGCGTCTGGACCGCTTCCTCACCGCCAATCTCCGCGGCTTGAGCCGGGCGCGTATCCAAGTGCTGATCCGACAGGGCCAAGTGCAGGGCCCAGCCGGGCCGCTGGCGGACGCCGGCAGCAAGGTGACGGCCGATCAGCGCATCCGCATCACCATCCCGCCGCCGCAACCTGCCGAGCCGGCCGGCGAAGCCCTGCCGCTCACCGTCGTCTACGAGGACAAGCATCTCATCGTCATCGACAAGCCCGCAGGACTTGTCGTGCATCCCGCGGCCGGGCACGCGCAAGGAACGCTCGTGAACGCGCTGATCGCCCACTGCGGCGACGAGCTGTCGGGCATCGGCGGCGTCAAACGTCCCGGCATCGTGCACCGTCTCGACAAGGACACCTCGGGCCTGCTCGTCGTCGCCAAGTCGGACGCCGCCCACCAGGGCCTCGCCGAGCAGTTCGCTTCCCACGGCGCCGACGGCCGGCTCGTGCGCACGTACGAGGCGCTCGTATGGGGCGTACCGGCACGTCGCAGCGGCGCCATCGATGCCGATCTCGGCCGCAGCCAAACCAACCGTACTCGCATGGCTGTGGTACGCGGTGATCAAGGACGCCGCGCCGTCACGCACTTTGAAGTCGCGGAGACATTTTCAGGGCCGGACGGGAAGCCTCTGGCGTCACGGCTGAGGCTCGCGCTGGAGACAGGGCGCACGCATCAAATACGCGTACACTTGGCGCATATCGGTCATCCGGTAATGGGCGATCCGATTTACGGCGCAGGTTTCAAATCCAGCGCCCGTCGCCTGCCGGAAAAAGCGGCAAAAGCCTTGGAAAATCTAGGCCGTCAGGCCCTTCACGCCGTGGAATTGGGCTTCGAGCACCCGATCACGGGCCGCGCGTTGCATTTCACAAGTCCGCGACCGCCGGACATGGAGGCGCTTTACGAGGCCCTGAATCCCGCCAATTCGGCCCCCCGCCGCGAGCGCAAATCCAAGGCAAACCCCAACGTTTCCAAACGGTAA
- a CDS encoding superoxide dismutase: MHTPDRRSFLLAAGAATLVTAVSGHGFFAQAFAADTPTGPFALPDLPYKPDALEPHIDATTMGLHHGKHHQAYVTNLNKALADHGELAKLPLEDLIAKLDEVPESVRTAVRNNGGGHANHSMFWQVMGPPGGEGPEGDLKTAIDSDLGGLEKLQTDFNAAGGKVFGSGWVFVTVDKDGKLALVSKPNQDTPIMEGKRVLFGNDVWEHAYYLKYQNKRPDYLKAWWNVVNWKAVGERYTAAKAGTLKI; this comes from the coding sequence ATGCATACACCCGATCGCCGCAGCTTCCTTCTTGCCGCCGGGGCCGCGACCCTGGTCACTGCCGTTTCGGGGCACGGCTTCTTCGCCCAGGCCTTCGCGGCCGACACGCCGACCGGCCCGTTCGCGCTTCCCGACCTTCCCTACAAGCCGGACGCCCTCGAGCCTCACATCGACGCCACCACCATGGGGCTTCACCACGGCAAGCACCACCAGGCTTATGTGACCAACCTGAACAAGGCCTTGGCCGACCATGGTGAGCTGGCCAAATTGCCGCTCGAGGATCTGATCGCCAAGCTCGACGAGGTGCCCGAGAGCGTGCGCACGGCCGTACGCAACAACGGCGGCGGCCACGCCAACCACTCGATGTTCTGGCAGGTCATGGGCCCGCCCGGCGGCGAGGGACCCGAGGGCGACCTCAAGACTGCCATCGACAGCGACCTCGGCGGGCTCGAGAAGCTGCAGACCGATTTCAACGCCGCGGGCGGCAAGGTGTTCGGCTCCGGTTGGGTGTTCGTCACCGTCGACAAGGACGGCAAGCTGGCGCTGGTCTCGAAGCCCAACCAGGACACGCCGATCATGGAAGGCAAGCGCGTGCTGTTCGGCAACGACGTCTGGGAACACGCCTATTACCTGAAGTATCAGAACAAGCGCCCCGATTACCTGAAGGCCTGGTGGAACGTCGTCAACTGGAAGGCCGTCGGCGAGCGTTACACCGCTGCCAAAGCCGGCACGCTGAAAATCTGA
- a CDS encoding SEL1-like repeat protein, whose translation MARFDFSAADVVDVAAQGGGADALFQLGLMYCAGRDVEIDLVEAHKWFNLAALRGNDDAKTYRLEISREMTKKEIAAAQKSAREWLRCH comes from the coding sequence ATGGCACGATTTGATTTTTCTGCCGCGGACGTCGTGGACGTCGCGGCGCAAGGAGGCGGGGCGGATGCGCTCTTCCAGCTCGGCCTCATGTACTGCGCGGGACGCGATGTCGAGATCGACCTCGTCGAGGCGCACAAGTGGTTCAATCTGGCGGCTTTGCGCGGCAACGACGACGCGAAGACCTACCGGCTCGAGATCTCGCGAGAGATGACCAAAAAAGAAATCGCGGCCGCTCAGAAGAGCGCCCGCGAGTGGTTGCGTTGCCATTGA
- a CDS encoding DUF4202 domain-containing protein, whose amino-acid sequence MSNPTQRLHAAIAAVDAANSADPNRVVVEGEELPAELVYGQRMSAMLDRVYPDASEALRLAVRAQHIRRWQVPRASYPMDRPGYLRWRKELGRKHAEWAGEILGACGYDPEDIARVGSLLRKENLRRDAETQALEDVAALVFLLHYAEDFAAKHAPEKVVTILAKTLAKMSEHGQEAAGGLGLAPAVRHALEAAIVQATDP is encoded by the coding sequence ATGAGCAACCCGACCCAGAGACTGCACGCGGCCATAGCCGCCGTCGACGCCGCCAACAGTGCCGACCCGAACCGCGTCGTGGTCGAGGGTGAAGAATTGCCGGCCGAGCTTGTCTATGGCCAGCGCATGAGCGCCATGCTGGATCGCGTCTATCCCGACGCCTCTGAAGCGCTACGGCTTGCGGTGCGCGCCCAACATATCCGCCGCTGGCAGGTGCCACGCGCGAGCTACCCCATGGACCGTCCGGGCTATTTGCGCTGGCGCAAGGAGTTGGGCCGCAAGCACGCCGAATGGGCAGGCGAGATCCTTGGCGCTTGCGGATATGACCCGGAGGACATCGCCCGGGTCGGCTCGCTCCTGCGCAAGGAAAACCTGCGCCGTGACGCGGAGACACAAGCCCTCGAGGATGTGGCCGCGCTGGTCTTCCTGCTGCACTACGCTGAGGACTTTGCCGCCAAGCACGCACCCGAAAAGGTCGTCACCATTCTCGCCAAGACGCTGGCCAAGATGTCGGAGCACGGCCAGGAGGCAGCCGGAGGTCTGGGCCTTGCTCCAGCGGTCCGCCATGCGCTCGAGGCAGCCATCGTGCAGGCAACCGATCCATGA
- a CDS encoding methyltransferase codes for MAEVNEVVIARLGAKGDGVAEGAGEAIYVPFALPGERWRVGGDGAVRIADSDDRAAPVCRHFLQCGGCVAQHMSPALYREWKRGLVVEAFRHRGIVADVAPLVVVDAASRRRAFLGVERRGDAVIIGFREEGQHTLVDLAECPVLDPLIVAAVPGLRSLARRVMADRAGGRLVVTRLDRGLDVAFDNGRKDLSPHDKAEIAALARTLGLVRLVVAGELIVATGRSVVTLGGAEVEIEPGLFLQAVPQAERLLADMCLDALPKRAKTVADLFSGVGTLALPLARRAAVTAFDSDRRAIGALANAVRHAQGLKPVTAQVRDLFRDPLSARELAAFDAVVLDPPRAGAVQQAERLAKSKVPVVIAVSCSPATLARDTRLLIDGGYRMGTVTPIDQFLYSPHIEAVAVFRR; via the coding sequence ATGGCTGAGGTGAATGAGGTGGTGATCGCGCGGCTTGGCGCGAAGGGTGACGGCGTCGCCGAGGGGGCAGGCGAAGCGATCTACGTGCCGTTTGCGCTGCCAGGCGAGCGCTGGCGCGTGGGCGGGGATGGCGCCGTCCGTATTGCCGACAGCGACGACCGCGCGGCGCCGGTGTGCCGCCATTTCCTACAGTGCGGCGGTTGCGTTGCGCAGCATATGTCGCCGGCGCTTTACCGTGAATGGAAACGCGGGCTCGTCGTGGAGGCGTTCCGCCATCGCGGGATCGTGGCGGATGTGGCGCCGCTCGTCGTGGTCGATGCGGCTTCGCGGCGGCGTGCCTTTCTCGGCGTTGAGCGGCGCGGGGATGCCGTCATCATCGGCTTCCGCGAAGAGGGGCAGCACACGCTGGTGGATCTCGCCGAATGCCCGGTGCTCGATCCGCTGATCGTCGCCGCTGTGCCAGGGCTGAGGTCGCTCGCGCGCCGCGTGATGGCGGATCGGGCCGGCGGACGGCTCGTCGTGACACGTCTCGATCGCGGTCTCGATGTAGCGTTCGACAACGGGCGGAAAGATCTCTCTCCGCATGACAAGGCTGAGATCGCGGCGCTGGCGCGGACGCTGGGGCTTGTTCGGCTTGTCGTTGCGGGTGAGTTGATCGTCGCGACAGGCCGTTCGGTCGTGACGCTTGGCGGTGCCGAAGTGGAGATCGAGCCGGGGCTGTTTCTGCAGGCCGTGCCGCAGGCGGAGCGGTTGCTGGCCGACATGTGCCTCGATGCGTTGCCGAAGCGGGCGAAGACCGTCGCCGACCTCTTCTCAGGCGTTGGCACGTTGGCGTTGCCGCTAGCGCGGCGTGCGGCCGTCACCGCCTTCGACAGCGACCGGCGGGCGATCGGCGCGCTCGCCAATGCCGTGCGGCATGCTCAAGGGCTGAAGCCGGTGACGGCTCAGGTGCGCGATCTCTTCCGGGATCCGCTTTCGGCGCGGGAGCTTGCGGCGTTCGACGCGGTGGTGCTCGACCCGCCGCGCGCAGGTGCGGTCCAGCAGGCCGAACGTCTCGCGAAATCGAAGGTGCCCGTCGTCATCGCCGTGTCGTGCAGTCCGGCGACGCTTGCGCGCGATACGCGCCTGCTGATCGATGGCGGTTACCGCATGGGGACGGTGACGCCAATCGACCAGTTTCTCTACTCGCCTCATATTGAGGCGGTTGCCGTGTTCCGCCGGTAG
- a CDS encoding class I SAM-dependent methyltransferase — MADAAAEMDAIYRVQRHIYDASRKYYLLGRDGLIEGLDPPPGGTVLEIGCGTGRNLILAAHHHPSARFFGIDVSPAMLETAAASVARAGLSHCIRLAQADASRLDADRLFGIAQFDRVFVSYALSMIPPWRDALDCAFRAVSPGGALHIVDFGEQGQLPSAFRTGLRAWLRKFSVEPRAELEAELRRLAEQHGAVLTFSRPFRDYACSAVLRRAA, encoded by the coding sequence ATGGCCGATGCCGCAGCCGAGATGGACGCGATCTATCGCGTGCAGCGGCATATCTACGACGCCTCGCGCAAATACTATCTGCTCGGCCGCGATGGGCTGATCGAGGGGCTGGATCCGCCGCCGGGCGGTACGGTTCTGGAGATCGGCTGCGGGACGGGGCGAAATCTGATCCTGGCCGCGCATCATCATCCATCGGCCCGCTTCTTCGGAATAGACGTGTCACCCGCCATGCTCGAGACGGCGGCGGCCTCCGTTGCGCGGGCGGGGCTCAGCCATTGCATCCGGTTGGCGCAGGCCGATGCTTCGCGTCTCGATGCGGATCGGCTGTTCGGCATCGCGCAGTTTGACCGCGTGTTTGTTTCCTACGCTTTGTCGATGATCCCGCCGTGGCGTGATGCGCTTGATTGCGCGTTCCGGGCCGTATCGCCTGGGGGAGCGCTGCACATTGTCGACTTCGGCGAGCAGGGGCAGTTGCCGTCGGCATTTCGCACCGGCTTGAGAGCGTGGCTCAGGAAATTCTCGGTGGAGCCGCGGGCTGAGCTCGAGGCCGAGCTTCGGCGGCTGGCCGAGCAGCATGGTGCCGTGTTGACGTTCTCGCGACCGTTCCGGGATTACGCCTGCTCGGCTGTGCTGAGGCGGGCGGCGTAG
- a CDS encoding quinone oxidoreductase, with protein sequence MVHGVLIHDVGSPEVLVWGEIAVGTPGPGEVRIKQRAVGLNFIDVYHRTGLYPLASLPAVIGMEGAGDVVELGPGVTSLTVGDRVAYAGVLGAYAEERIIAADRLVKLPAGISYETAAAMMLQGMTVRYLLRETYNVGPDTVLLFHAAAGGVGLIACQWARALGATLIGTVSTDEKAELARAHGAAHVIVTSREDFVARVHEITGGKGCDVVYDSVGKDTYRGSLDCLRPRGLFVSFGNASGPVPPFDLSLLKGSLFATRPSVMAYTATPAELAANAADLFQMVESGGVKIAVNQTFPLKDAAAAHAALEGRRTTGSTVLTI encoded by the coding sequence ATGGTGCATGGTGTGCTCATTCATGACGTCGGTAGTCCCGAGGTGCTCGTCTGGGGAGAAATCGCGGTCGGGACGCCGGGGCCTGGCGAAGTGCGAATCAAACAGCGCGCCGTCGGTCTCAACTTCATCGACGTCTATCATCGCACCGGGCTCTATCCGCTGGCGTCGCTGCCGGCCGTGATTGGCATGGAAGGCGCAGGCGATGTCGTCGAGCTCGGGCCGGGCGTGACCTCGCTGACGGTTGGCGATCGCGTGGCGTACGCGGGCGTGCTGGGCGCCTATGCCGAGGAGCGCATCATTGCCGCCGACCGGCTGGTCAAGCTGCCGGCTGGCATTTCTTACGAGACGGCGGCGGCCATGATGCTGCAGGGCATGACTGTCCGGTATCTGCTCCGCGAGACCTACAACGTCGGGCCGGACACTGTGCTGCTATTCCATGCTGCGGCGGGCGGCGTTGGGCTGATCGCGTGCCAGTGGGCGCGCGCGCTCGGGGCCACGCTGATCGGAACCGTCAGTACGGATGAGAAGGCGGAGCTTGCACGGGCACACGGCGCGGCTCATGTGATCGTGACGTCGCGCGAGGATTTCGTTGCGCGTGTGCACGAGATCACGGGTGGCAAGGGGTGCGATGTAGTTTACGACAGTGTCGGCAAGGACACCTATCGCGGCTCGCTCGACTGCCTCAGGCCGCGGGGTCTGTTTGTGAGCTTCGGAAATGCGTCGGGCCCCGTGCCGCCGTTCGATCTGTCATTGCTCAAGGGATCGCTGTTCGCGACGCGGCCGTCGGTCATGGCCTATACGGCGACGCCTGCCGAGCTTGCGGCTAATGCCGCCGATCTCTTCCAGATGGTCGAAAGCGGTGGCGTCAAGATCGCCGTCAATCAGACCTTTCCCTTGAAGGATGCCGCGGCGGCGCACGCCGCGCTCGAAGGCCGGCGCACGACCGGCTCGACGGTGCTCACGATCTAG
- the rpoH gene encoding RNA polymerase sigma factor RpoH, with protein sequence MAAAKTSLPTIAAGSGGLARYLEEIRRFPMLEPNQEYMLAKAWREHGDTDSAQQLITSHLRLVARIAMGYRGYGLPIGEVISEGNVGLMQAVKRFEPDRGFRLATYAMWWIRASIQEYILRSWSLVKMGTTAAQKKLFFNLRRAKSQLQALEDGDLKPEHVKTIAKRFGVTEEDVISMNRRLGGDASLNAPVRADSESGEWQDWLVDDAPDQEERLVESQEMGRRKSYLSDALASLNDRERRIFEARRLADDPITLEELSAEFGVSRERIRQIEVRAFEKVQKAVQNAARLETGDAA encoded by the coding sequence ATGGCAGCAGCGAAGACATCTCTTCCGACCATCGCCGCCGGTTCTGGCGGTCTCGCGCGGTACCTTGAAGAAATTCGCCGGTTTCCCATGCTGGAGCCGAACCAGGAATACATGCTTGCGAAGGCATGGCGCGAGCACGGCGATACCGATTCCGCACAGCAGCTCATCACGTCGCACCTGCGGCTCGTAGCGCGCATTGCAATGGGCTACCGTGGCTACGGCCTGCCGATCGGCGAGGTCATTTCCGAAGGCAACGTCGGCCTGATGCAGGCGGTGAAGCGCTTTGAGCCCGACCGCGGCTTCCGCCTCGCCACCTACGCCATGTGGTGGATCCGCGCCTCGATCCAGGAGTACATCCTGCGCTCGTGGAGCCTCGTGAAGATGGGCACCACCGCCGCCCAGAAGAAGCTGTTCTTCAACCTGCGCCGGGCTAAAAGCCAGCTGCAGGCACTGGAGGACGGCGACCTCAAGCCCGAGCACGTCAAGACGATCGCCAAGCGGTTCGGCGTGACCGAGGAGGACGTCATTTCGATGAACCGTCGCCTCGGCGGCGACGCATCGCTGAACGCCCCCGTACGCGCCGACTCTGAGTCGGGCGAATGGCAGGATTGGCTGGTGGACGACGCCCCCGACCAGGAGGAGCGGCTTGTCGAGTCCCAGGAAATGGGCCGCCGCAAGTCCTATCTGAGCGATGCGCTGGCGAGCCTGAACGATCGCGAGCGTCGGATCTTCGAAGCCCGCCGGCTGGCGGACGATCCGATTACGCTTGAGGAACTCTCCGCCGAGTTCGGCGTCTCACGCGAGCGTATTCGCCAGATCGAAGTACGCGCCTTCGAGAAGGTGCAGAAGGCGGTGCAGAACGCCGCCCGTCTCGAGACCGGCGACGCAGCGTAG
- a CDS encoding VTT domain-containing protein: protein MAIESVVDAVVTFVREHESWAGPVAFIVAFAESFCFLSLLVPGTAILVGIAALLAASGVEAGILIPAILWAGFGGSLGYAASFWLGRYFKDSVHKIWPFTTRPHLITQAEEFFENYGAWGVFLGHFFGPVRAVIPVVAGMFNMREVPFQIANVFSAFIWAIGVIGPSFYLVTFKDEVIAFLAAHQYAVATALLILAIANSIPRPILFVPTLVLVLSLGTLMVLGNGNIPLVFFAAATGAFVGDFYAYYKGILHKEDTRAKWPFTASPKQHADAQAFIASQGTKSLVISKFQGFNRGLVPLEFGTLERPTLPFLGWSAVSAAIWALAMLLPAIFIRALVG, encoded by the coding sequence ATGGCAATTGAGTCTGTGGTCGACGCGGTCGTGACCTTCGTCCGGGAGCACGAAAGCTGGGCCGGCCCTGTCGCGTTCATCGTGGCCTTCGCCGAAAGCTTCTGTTTCCTCTCGCTGCTTGTGCCGGGCACCGCCATCCTGGTCGGCATCGCCGCCCTGCTAGCGGCCAGTGGCGTCGAGGCGGGTATTCTCATCCCCGCAATCCTTTGGGCCGGCTTCGGCGGTAGTCTTGGCTACGCCGCGTCGTTCTGGCTCGGCCGTTACTTCAAGGACAGCGTCCACAAGATCTGGCCATTCACGACGCGCCCTCATCTCATCACGCAGGCCGAGGAGTTCTTCGAGAACTACGGCGCGTGGGGCGTCTTTCTCGGCCATTTCTTCGGTCCCGTGCGGGCCGTGATCCCCGTCGTGGCCGGCATGTTCAACATGCGCGAGGTCCCGTTTCAGATAGCCAACGTTTTCTCTGCCTTCATCTGGGCAATTGGCGTTATCGGGCCCTCGTTCTACCTCGTGACCTTTAAGGACGAGGTGATCGCGTTCCTGGCCGCGCATCAATATGCGGTCGCGACCGCCTTGCTCATACTCGCCATCGCCAACAGCATTCCGCGGCCGATTCTCTTCGTGCCGACATTGGTCCTGGTGCTCAGCCTCGGCACGCTGATGGTGCTTGGCAACGGCAACATCCCGCTTGTCTTCTTCGCCGCCGCGACCGGCGCGTTCGTGGGCGATTTCTACGCCTACTACAAGGGCATCCTTCACAAGGAGGACACGCGCGCGAAATGGCCGTTCACCGCTTCCCCGAAACAGCATGCGGACGCACAGGCCTTCATCGCAAGCCAGGGCACCAAGAGCCTGGTTATCAGCAAGTTCCAGGGCTTCAATCGCGGCCTCGTACCGCTCGAGTTCGGCACGCTGGAGCGCCCCACGCTGCCGTTCCTGGGCTGGAGTGCGGTCTCGGCAGCGATCTGGGCACTAGCGATGCTGCTGCCCGCAATCTTCATCCGCGCACTGGTAGGCTGA
- a CDS encoding DUF3419 family protein, whose translation MAEAHVQDEGGLPGRRNHRLAEAVHRYGAVSRKGLEERFFTWVFSGLVYPQIWEDPVVDLEAMALKPGEQVLAIASGGCNILSYITEADARVTAIDLNPAHVALNNLKHTAVAHVPNYETFARFFVAAADRETGRIYDEVLKPRLDPATRTYWEGRDMLGRRRISYFRRGFYRQGLLGGFITLGHGIARLHGRNPAKLLAARTRDEQERLFNDELAPLFEMRHMRWLMNKPASLFGLGIPPSQFDALKGSAPHMADVLKARLARLACGFDLKDNYFAWQAFGRGYAKDGAGPLPPYLAREKWQTLKERIGNVGVVHASFGEHLAQLSAPTYDAYVLLDAQDWMTDAQLTELWREIVRTAKPGARVIFRTAGEETILPGRVPQAILARFRYDADEGRAFTARDRSSIYGGFHLYTFEG comes from the coding sequence ATGGCCGAGGCGCACGTACAAGACGAGGGCGGGCTGCCCGGGCGCCGAAACCATCGTCTCGCAGAAGCTGTGCATCGCTATGGCGCCGTGAGCCGTAAGGGGCTCGAGGAGCGCTTCTTTACCTGGGTGTTCTCCGGCCTCGTCTATCCGCAGATCTGGGAAGACCCTGTCGTCGACCTTGAGGCCATGGCGCTCAAGCCCGGCGAGCAGGTGCTGGCCATCGCGTCGGGCGGATGCAACATTCTCTCTTACATCACCGAGGCGGACGCCCGTGTCACGGCGATCGATCTCAATCCGGCGCATGTGGCGCTGAACAACCTCAAGCACACGGCTGTGGCGCACGTGCCGAACTACGAGACGTTCGCGCGCTTCTTCGTTGCGGCGGCTGATCGGGAAACCGGTCGCATCTACGACGAGGTGCTGAAGCCGCGTCTCGACCCTGCGACGCGCACCTATTGGGAAGGCCGTGACATGCTCGGCCGCCGGCGCATCAGTTACTTCCGGCGCGGCTTCTACCGGCAGGGGCTGCTTGGCGGCTTCATCACGCTGGGGCACGGCATCGCGCGGCTGCATGGTCGCAATCCGGCGAAGCTGCTCGCGGCGCGCACGCGGGATGAGCAGGAGCGTCTCTTCAACGACGAGCTGGCGCCGCTGTTCGAGATGCGTCACATGCGTTGGCTGATGAACAAGCCGGCTTCGCTGTTCGGGCTCGGTATTCCGCCATCGCAGTTTGATGCGCTCAAGGGAAGTGCGCCGCACATGGCCGACGTGCTCAAGGCTCGACTTGCGCGGCTCGCCTGCGGTTTCGATCTCAAGGACAATTATTTCGCGTGGCAGGCGTTCGGTCGCGGCTATGCGAAGGATGGGGCTGGTCCGCTGCCACCGTATCTCGCACGCGAGAAGTGGCAGACGCTCAAGGAGCGCATCGGCAACGTCGGCGTGGTGCACGCATCGTTCGGCGAGCATCTGGCGCAGCTCAGCGCGCCGACCTACGACGCGTATGTGCTGCTCGATGCGCAGGATTGGATGACGGACGCGCAGCTTACGGAGTTGTGGCGCGAGATCGTGCGCACGGCGAAGCCCGGCGCGCGCGTTATTTTCCGCACTGCGGGTGAAGAGACGATCCTGCCGGGGCGCGTGCCGCAGGCGATCCTAGCGCGTTTCCGCTACGATGCGGACGAGGGGCGTGCCTTTACGGCGCGCGACCGCTCTTCGATCTACGGCGGGTTCCATCTCTATACGTTCGAGGGCTGA